One genomic segment of Aquipluma nitroreducens includes these proteins:
- a CDS encoding PH domain-containing protein, protein MIEQTLYFKCRPSQLLNLENFLLTLLFIPIVILMDMMLKEHHLAFLLPEKMAVHVNRLPVYLSILVMLNLIWQILKVYCISYEIDPEELRYYSGILSRKHEYIELYRIKDFRVEKPMIYRMFGLGDLTIYSSDKTTPVLQLNAISEPEEKYKILRGLVELNRMEKHVFEVD, encoded by the coding sequence ATGATCGAACAAACGCTTTACTTCAAATGCAGGCCATCCCAGCTTCTCAATCTGGAGAATTTCCTGCTAACCCTTTTATTTATTCCGATAGTTATCCTGATGGATATGATGCTTAAAGAGCACCATCTGGCTTTTCTTCTTCCGGAAAAAATGGCTGTCCATGTGAACAGGCTTCCGGTTTATCTTTCAATTCTGGTAATGCTGAACCTGATCTGGCAAATCCTAAAAGTTTATTGCATCAGTTATGAAATTGATCCTGAAGAGCTGAGATACTATTCAGGGATACTTAGCAGGAAGCATGAGTATATAGAACTTTACAGGATTAAAGATTTCAGAGTAGAAAAACCAATGATTTACCGCATGTTCGGCCTTGGAGACTTGACTATCTATAGCTCTGATAAGACTACACCGGTACTCCAACTGAATGCCATCAGTGAACCGGAAGAAAAGTATAAAATCCTTCGTGGTTTGGTGGAACTGAACCGCATGGAGAAACATGTATTTGAGGTTGATTAA
- a CDS encoding type IV secretory system conjugative DNA transfer family protein — MEHESHELVKLHEGFRFFSYLLLFLSMYLNQLGYFILHGIDIPAFHPLVAKMQNLTFLANVYKSKTVCLVFLAITCVGTKAHKDRELAVSTIVGQVIAGLILYWGSLILFKSYPVSYLTLTFFGFVLLNIGFDNISKLINVNLMKDRFNVENESFPQEEVLRKNEYSVNLPTIYQHKGSEHNGWINIVNPFRATMVIGTPGSGKSFSVVLPFIRQHLKKGFSMCVYDFKYPDLSLVTYNHFLKAKKSGKLPESSRFYVINFENIQKSFRCNPLAPEWMESPIDAFESSRTVLYNLNREWIRQQGEFFSESAVSFFAAVIWFLKKYKDGRFCTLPHAIELLQIDYDDLFAVMEQEKDVANIINPFINAHKRGAREQLEGQLGSLKIAISKIISPEIYWICSGNDFSLDINNPDSPKILCLANDPLRVEMYGAVLSLYITRMLKVINKKGQRPSSLIFDELPTIYFRGLDTLIATARSNRISTLLGVQTIDQLIRDYGKEQANAITSNIGNVFCGQAAGETAKFIQNRMGKILQERQSVNINRNTQSSTFSTQLDFLVPEGKIATLPQGYMVGQVADNFGEAIAQKNFNCLVHVDVKAQQWEEGRFVPIPDFYQFDNIPEVLERNRTKIQNDIRTITLLNSESDQKDQSNPKSLTNKKIQKQ, encoded by the coding sequence ATGGAACACGAATCTCATGAACTGGTTAAATTGCATGAAGGCTTTCGGTTCTTCAGCTACCTGTTATTGTTTTTATCCATGTACCTGAACCAATTGGGTTACTTTATATTGCACGGGATAGACATCCCTGCTTTTCATCCGCTGGTGGCCAAAATGCAAAACCTGACATTTCTGGCAAACGTTTATAAATCCAAGACCGTTTGCCTGGTGTTTTTGGCGATTACATGTGTTGGAACTAAAGCCCATAAAGACCGAGAACTGGCTGTTTCTACCATAGTCGGGCAGGTGATTGCCGGGCTCATTTTATATTGGGGAAGCCTGATCCTGTTCAAATCTTACCCGGTGTCCTATCTGACCCTGACTTTCTTTGGCTTTGTTTTACTGAATATCGGATTTGACAACATCTCCAAACTGATCAACGTCAATTTGATGAAAGATCGGTTCAACGTGGAGAATGAAAGCTTTCCACAGGAAGAAGTTTTAAGGAAGAACGAGTACTCGGTCAACCTGCCAACCATTTACCAGCATAAAGGCAGCGAGCACAATGGCTGGATCAATATTGTCAATCCGTTTCGGGCCACAATGGTGATTGGCACTCCCGGCTCTGGAAAATCTTTTTCGGTGGTATTGCCATTTATCCGGCAACACCTGAAAAAAGGGTTCTCGATGTGCGTTTATGATTTTAAATATCCGGATTTATCCTTGGTTACTTATAACCATTTTCTGAAGGCAAAGAAAAGCGGAAAGCTCCCGGAATCAAGCCGGTTCTATGTGATCAATTTTGAGAACATTCAAAAATCTTTTCGCTGCAACCCTTTGGCGCCGGAGTGGATGGAAAGCCCAATTGATGCTTTTGAATCATCCAGGACGGTACTGTACAACCTGAACAGGGAATGGATACGCCAGCAGGGAGAGTTCTTCTCCGAATCCGCCGTTTCCTTTTTTGCGGCGGTAATCTGGTTCTTGAAAAAATACAAAGATGGTCGTTTTTGCACTTTGCCCCATGCTATTGAATTGCTTCAGATAGACTACGACGATCTGTTCGCGGTAATGGAACAGGAAAAAGATGTGGCCAACATCATCAACCCGTTTATCAATGCCCATAAACGTGGGGCAAGGGAGCAACTGGAAGGACAATTGGGAAGCCTGAAGATTGCCATTTCCAAGATCATCAGCCCTGAGATTTACTGGATATGTTCTGGTAATGATTTCTCGCTGGACATCAATAACCCTGACTCTCCCAAAATCCTTTGCCTGGCTAACGATCCGCTTCGTGTAGAGATGTACGGTGCTGTCCTGTCTCTTTACATCACCAGGATGCTCAAGGTTATTAATAAGAAAGGGCAACGGCCATCCTCACTGATCTTTGACGAGCTGCCAACTATTTATTTCCGGGGGCTGGACACGTTGATTGCCACAGCAAGGAGTAACAGAATATCTACTTTATTGGGTGTCCAGACCATCGATCAACTGATCCGGGATTACGGGAAAGAACAGGCCAATGCCATTACCAGCAACATCGGCAATGTGTTTTGCGGACAGGCTGCCGGTGAGACTGCCAAGTTTATCCAGAACCGGATGGGCAAAATCCTTCAGGAACGGCAATCGGTCAACATCAACCGCAATACACAATCCTCCACCTTTTCAACCCAACTGGACTTTCTGGTACCTGAAGGCAAGATTGCGACCCTGCCACAAGGATATATGGTTGGCCAGGTTGCCGACAACTTTGGAGAAGCCATCGCACAGAAGAATTTCAATTGCCTGGTTCATGTTGATGTGAAAGCCCAGCAGTGGGAGGAAGGCCGTTTTGTTCCCATTCCGGACTTTTATCAGTTTGACAATATCCCGGAAGTACTGGAACGCAACCGCACCAAAATCCAGAATGACATCCGGACAATAACCCTTCTGAATTCAGAATCAGATCAAAAAGATCAATCAAATCCAAAATCTTTAACGAATAAAAAAATCCAAAAACAATGA
- a CDS encoding plasmid mobilization protein has protein sequence MRPKLPDTDKRNAKLIIRVSRDEKIRLQSLTKRGKYGCMSDLIRSKVFNESNRKVISLDEEANAQLKSLDFELNKIGVNLNQLSKRMNSFAGYNVGDNDRQLLRQAFDMMRNCLIMLQKLLH, from the coding sequence ATGCGACCCAAATTGCCAGATACCGATAAGCGAAATGCCAAGCTCATTATCCGGGTTTCCAGGGATGAGAAGATCAGGTTACAAAGCCTGACCAAAAGGGGGAAATATGGCTGCATGAGTGATCTGATCCGGTCCAAGGTTTTTAATGAGTCAAACCGAAAAGTCATTTCATTAGACGAGGAAGCCAACGCCCAACTAAAAAGCCTGGATTTTGAGCTAAACAAAATTGGAGTCAACCTGAACCAGCTCTCTAAGCGCATGAATTCTTTTGCAGGTTACAATGTCGGGGACAATGACCGGCAATTGCTCCGTCAGGCTTTTGATATGATGCGAAACTGCCTGATTATGCTCCAGAAATTGCTGCACTAA
- a CDS encoding exonuclease/endonuclease/phosphatase family protein, which yields MKKVKKRLLISGFLVVVLLGFNHVLSSTLTQDRSHRIKKQAFTENTSDTLQICSFNNQFVGSFKNKKNELLSQVLKKFDVVVVQELVAPPVDGAYPDGSAYFADPEAKGFVDAMLGKGFKYVLSTEDTGTGERIHSNGTSTEWWICFYKPGKIELAPDLPNGFLAEDRSKNPDFDRVPYAFSLRSKNRSLDFVLIPVHLRPGEKSGDSPRRAHELQSIARWIENHSQKEKDFIILGDMNIYNKDELVAVTPVNFKSLNFECKNTTTLQPNEIKGKPYDHIMINRTFTWNEVDHNLGFKVINLIQACKPLWDENTPYPGEPYVHDEFRQHFSDHNPVYFQMIGTKDDD from the coding sequence ATGAAAAAGGTGAAAAAACGATTATTAATTTCAGGCTTTCTGGTTGTTGTCCTGTTGGGGTTTAATCATGTCCTAAGTTCAACCTTAACACAAGACCGATCCCATCGGATTAAGAAACAAGCGTTTACTGAAAATACCTCTGATACCTTGCAGATATGTTCGTTTAACAATCAGTTTGTGGGTTCCTTTAAGAATAAAAAAAATGAATTGTTATCCCAGGTTTTGAAAAAGTTTGATGTGGTTGTCGTGCAGGAATTGGTGGCGCCTCCTGTGGATGGGGCATATCCGGATGGATCAGCTTATTTTGCGGATCCCGAAGCCAAAGGTTTTGTGGATGCTATGCTTGGGAAAGGATTTAAATATGTTCTCTCTACCGAAGATACAGGTACCGGAGAAAGGATTCACAGCAATGGTACGTCAACGGAATGGTGGATTTGTTTTTATAAGCCGGGAAAGATAGAATTGGCTCCAGATCTCCCCAATGGATTTCTGGCTGAAGACCGGTCCAAGAATCCGGATTTTGATCGGGTTCCTTATGCCTTTTCCTTAAGGTCTAAAAACCGAAGTTTGGATTTTGTACTGATTCCTGTGCATCTCAGACCTGGTGAAAAATCAGGGGACAGCCCCAGACGGGCCCACGAATTACAGAGTATCGCCAGGTGGATTGAAAATCATAGTCAGAAGGAGAAGGATTTTATTATTCTCGGAGACATGAATATCTACAATAAAGATGAATTGGTCGCTGTGACACCCGTAAATTTCAAATCACTGAATTTTGAATGTAAAAATACAACTACCCTGCAGCCCAATGAAATTAAAGGGAAACCTTACGATCACATCATGATCAATCGCACTTTTACATGGAACGAGGTAGATCACAATCTGGGCTTCAAAGTGATAAACCTGATTCAAGCCTGTAAGCCGCTATGGGATGAAAATACCCCGTACCCGGGTGAACCTTACGTCCATGATGAATTTCGTCAGCATTTCTCCGACCATAACCCGGTATATTTTCAGATGATCGGGACCAAAGACGATGATTAG
- a CDS encoding N-6 DNA methylase, whose protein sequence is MTTKKISLSKLNTFLKLQCDNLRAAGLDASEYKDYIIAMLFLKRVNDQFEIGRIQRTSNLLKEYPDLSQEEIEEELEEVKAPEYEFFVPKKARWKIDYQPTPEEKQTELRREEIRIELQSDKLSKEEKLALANELIGLPLTAAWYGISTVLENVGDALSIALNALEDANAEILQGILSTTKFNAVNTKGEKVLSDEVLSQMLKDFNRMKLTDDQFEFPDLLGAAYEFLIKYFAESAGKKGGEFYTPSPVVHLMGKILQPAIDAEICDPTIGSGGLAINMRNYVEARYGTAKHLTIHGQELKDGIYKMCVMNMIFHNIRNANIQQGDTILDPKLVENGQLRKYDIVVANPPFSQNYTTAGMRFKERFVNWMSQKKQADFMFVQHMIATLKDNGRMAVVMPHGVLFRGGEEQRMRKRLIEQGILECIIGLPPALFFGTGIPASILIVNKAGAAERDGVFFINADREYREGKNQNTLRPEDIEKISYVYTHKKPLPKYSRLVKKAELEAEEFNCNIRRYVDNAPEPTPNDVHAHLKGGLPDSEITALDNAFACYNGLKVQLFDPLKEGYQQFSAAIAAKEDIKTIIYGSEGYAQAQKRYADAMHDFWQTILPLVENLPVDKDVYHFVQGLTEAFALKTAAIEDPLLDEFQSRGAFAQYVDELETDFKSVAASEWNAELIPEEDILESQFPELLAESRAKQARKEELEALFAEVAELEETEWNETDYEVIPKGRITEIKATIKQLNGQRKELENDVKILEKRISAYRKDGNTASITKLQQEIKLVQLQIVPLTQAIETAEAGIQRHVDLENEVKACASLIRAIEQRKEELVEQAREQITPEVAKQLIMNRWQSKLHSTINSYLEVHTRQLQQAVEELHDKYTVTLTDILTERETFTSELNKFLEELGYE, encoded by the coding sequence ATGACTACAAAAAAAATATCACTCTCTAAATTAAACACATTTTTAAAATTACAATGCGATAATCTACGGGCTGCCGGTCTGGATGCCTCTGAATATAAGGATTACATCATTGCTATGCTTTTTCTGAAACGAGTAAATGACCAGTTCGAAATTGGCCGTATTCAGCGCACCAGCAACTTATTGAAGGAGTATCCCGATTTGTCCCAGGAAGAAATAGAGGAAGAACTGGAAGAAGTAAAAGCCCCCGAATACGAGTTTTTTGTACCTAAAAAAGCACGTTGGAAAATTGACTATCAACCAACTCCCGAAGAAAAGCAAACCGAATTACGCCGGGAAGAAATACGAATTGAACTTCAATCTGACAAGCTCAGCAAGGAAGAAAAATTGGCTTTGGCCAATGAACTTATCGGTTTACCACTAACGGCTGCCTGGTATGGCATTTCAACCGTGTTGGAAAATGTGGGTGATGCGCTGAGTATTGCTCTCAATGCGTTGGAGGATGCCAATGCAGAAATTTTGCAGGGAATTTTGAGTACCACTAAGTTTAACGCGGTAAATACCAAAGGAGAGAAAGTACTTTCCGACGAAGTGCTTTCCCAAATGCTGAAAGACTTTAACCGCATGAAGCTGACCGACGATCAGTTTGAATTTCCAGATTTGCTCGGCGCTGCATACGAATTCCTGATTAAATACTTTGCCGAAAGTGCCGGGAAAAAAGGCGGCGAATTCTATACACCTTCGCCGGTGGTGCATTTAATGGGAAAAATTCTGCAACCGGCTATTGATGCTGAAATTTGCGATCCGACCATTGGTTCCGGAGGCTTGGCCATTAACATGCGTAACTATGTGGAGGCTCGATACGGAACGGCCAAACACCTGACCATTCATGGGCAGGAGCTGAAAGACGGCATCTACAAAATGTGCGTGATGAATATGATTTTTCACAACATCCGCAACGCCAACATTCAGCAAGGCGACACGATTCTCGATCCCAAACTGGTTGAAAACGGACAACTCCGGAAATACGATATCGTGGTGGCCAATCCGCCATTTTCGCAAAACTACACTACCGCTGGAATGCGATTCAAGGAGCGTTTTGTGAACTGGATGAGCCAGAAAAAACAAGCCGACTTTATGTTTGTGCAACACATGATTGCAACGCTGAAAGACAATGGACGCATGGCGGTGGTGATGCCTCATGGTGTGTTGTTTCGTGGTGGCGAAGAGCAACGGATGCGCAAACGGTTGATCGAACAAGGAATTCTGGAATGTATCATCGGTTTGCCACCAGCACTGTTTTTTGGCACTGGTATTCCGGCCTCGATCCTGATTGTAAACAAAGCCGGAGCTGCTGAACGCGATGGCGTGTTCTTTATCAATGCCGACCGCGAATACCGGGAAGGTAAAAACCAGAATACTTTGCGCCCCGAGGATATTGAAAAAATATCGTATGTATATACCCACAAAAAACCACTTCCGAAATATAGCCGTTTGGTGAAAAAGGCCGAACTCGAAGCCGAAGAGTTCAATTGCAACATCCGGCGGTATGTCGATAATGCTCCGGAACCCACTCCAAACGATGTACATGCACACCTGAAAGGCGGATTGCCCGACAGCGAAATCACTGCACTTGATAATGCTTTTGCCTGCTATAATGGATTGAAAGTACAGCTTTTTGATCCGCTGAAAGAAGGTTACCAGCAGTTTAGCGCGGCCATTGCTGCCAAAGAGGATATTAAAACAATTATTTACGGTTCTGAAGGATACGCGCAGGCACAAAAACGCTATGCCGATGCTATGCACGATTTTTGGCAAACCATTTTGCCATTGGTCGAAAACCTGCCGGTAGACAAAGATGTGTATCATTTTGTGCAAGGTTTAACCGAGGCTTTTGCCCTGAAAACGGCCGCAATCGAAGATCCTTTGCTCGACGAATTTCAAAGTCGCGGAGCATTTGCTCAGTATGTTGACGAGTTGGAAACCGATTTTAAATCGGTGGCAGCCAGCGAATGGAATGCCGAGCTGATTCCTGAAGAAGATATTCTGGAAAGCCAATTTCCTGAACTGTTGGCCGAATCGCGCGCCAAACAAGCCCGAAAGGAAGAACTGGAAGCGCTGTTTGCCGAAGTGGCCGAACTGGAAGAAACTGAATGGAACGAAACCGATTATGAAGTGATTCCGAAAGGCCGGATTACTGAAATTAAAGCAACCATTAAGCAACTGAACGGCCAGCGCAAGGAATTGGAGAATGATGTGAAAATTCTGGAGAAGCGGATTTCGGCCTACCGGAAGGATGGAAATACCGCCTCCATTACCAAACTACAGCAAGAAATAAAGCTAGTACAATTGCAAATTGTGCCATTGACACAAGCCATTGAAACTGCCGAAGCCGGAATACAACGTCATGTTGATTTGGAAAACGAAGTAAAAGCCTGCGCTTCATTGATACGTGCCATTGAACAGCGCAAGGAAGAATTGGTTGAGCAAGCCCGCGAGCAAATTACTCCGGAAGTGGCCAAACAATTAATCATGAACCGCTGGCAGTCCAAACTGCACAGCACCATTAACAGTTACCTTGAAGTGCATACCCGCCAACTGCAACAAGCCGTTGAAGAACTGCACGACAAATACACCGTTACCCTCACCGATATCCTGACCGAACGGGAAACTTTCACCAGCGAGTTAAATAAATTTTTGGAGGAGTTAGGATATGAGTGA
- a CDS encoding zinc dependent phospholipase C family protein, whose amino-acid sequence MASGLTHILLTKKLQDNLPETRLKNIFAAGSDFLLVGAVGPDLPYASVADHYFFSDESELADKFHYKKTNQIPLRALQELKSRNGNMEEMAHFYMFSFFMGYISHVVADGIIHPFVRDKVGNYAENKAEHRCLEMQLDVLFMEDFTKETGYTLELNYTNLHDELSNIKDYKESAVIVTLFSELIEQVYHERHSSKTILEWINGLHRLFEVAEGEHPKFYRVLEANTFFFKNRADINRDRAILLGKPKDRDSNFLNVDQISFFDHCVPRYFQTFIPLAQKAYAYVYEDGPELTEEDIPSINLDTGRLLAHDDLNVTPRFWQNN is encoded by the coding sequence ATGGCAAGTGGATTAACTCATATCCTTTTAACTAAAAAGTTACAGGATAATTTACCCGAGACCCGGCTTAAGAATATTTTTGCTGCCGGTTCAGATTTCCTTCTGGTTGGAGCTGTTGGCCCAGACCTACCTTACGCAAGTGTTGCAGACCATTATTTTTTCAGTGACGAAAGTGAACTTGCAGATAAATTCCATTATAAAAAGACCAATCAAATCCCATTACGAGCATTACAGGAGCTAAAGTCCAGAAATGGCAACATGGAAGAAATGGCCCATTTTTATATGTTTTCGTTCTTTATGGGCTATATCTCCCACGTAGTTGCAGATGGAATAATTCATCCGTTTGTCCGAGATAAAGTCGGGAATTATGCTGAAAACAAGGCAGAGCACCGTTGTCTGGAAATGCAGTTGGATGTTCTTTTTATGGAAGATTTCACTAAAGAAACAGGCTATACGCTTGAGCTCAACTACACCAACCTTCATGATGAATTGTCTAATATTAAAGATTACAAGGAATCTGCCGTTATTGTCACGCTATTTAGTGAACTGATCGAACAGGTATATCATGAAAGACATTCTTCCAAAACGATTCTTGAATGGATTAATGGCCTGCACCGGTTATTTGAAGTTGCGGAAGGGGAACATCCCAAATTCTACAGGGTTCTTGAAGCGAACACCTTTTTCTTTAAAAACAGGGCAGATATTAACCGGGATCGGGCTATTTTATTGGGAAAACCTAAAGATCGTGATTCCAACTTTTTAAATGTTGATCAAATCAGTTTTTTCGATCATTGTGTTCCCCGGTATTTTCAAACATTTATTCCATTGGCTCAAAAGGCCTATGCCTATGTTTATGAAGATGGTCCGGAATTAACAGAAGAAGACATCCCTTCCATCAATTTAGACACGGGTAGACTACTTGCTCATGATGACTTAAACGTAACACCAAGATTTTGGCAAAATAATTAA
- a CDS encoding relaxase/mobilization nuclease domain-containing protein → MVIKIHQACSTKNALFYNERKVVQHKATFYHSRNTSEINPFLGDKNARHRIFKEIEDRNTRVQKPGLHISVNPTVSDLVRLGDAGIRTEIDNLMKHLGYGNQPYLVYKHADLERVHFHIVSTRINCETGKKIKDNFEKEKTQRFIKNLEQKYQLTKDDNPEKLNFRFSNSSKDLKQNLENLFGQLNRMEFITSKEMYDQALRLFQVEVRKAGRGHLVFVTDENGNPIRHPVKMSDFQERPKFYLPEQQNLVQHSKQHLNPDQTGLGTGVLKSLVLKELIRQVKTQLDDGSGFRNKRYKLKSQKNRTKRKL, encoded by the coding sequence ATGGTTATCAAAATTCATCAGGCTTGCAGTACGAAAAACGCTTTGTTTTACAATGAGCGGAAGGTCGTTCAGCACAAAGCTACTTTTTATCACAGCCGGAATACTTCGGAAATCAATCCTTTCCTGGGCGATAAGAATGCCCGTCACCGGATTTTCAAAGAGATTGAAGATCGCAACACTCGGGTACAAAAGCCAGGATTGCATATATCCGTTAATCCGACTGTCAGTGATTTGGTTCGTTTGGGTGATGCTGGGATTAGAACTGAAATTGATAACCTGATGAAGCATCTGGGTTATGGGAACCAGCCTTACCTGGTGTATAAACATGCCGATCTGGAACGGGTGCATTTTCATATTGTATCTACCCGTATCAATTGTGAAACCGGAAAGAAAATCAAAGACAACTTCGAGAAGGAAAAGACACAAAGGTTCATTAAAAACTTGGAACAAAAATATCAGTTGACGAAAGATGATAATCCGGAGAAACTAAACTTCAGATTCTCGAATTCAAGCAAAGACCTGAAGCAAAATCTGGAGAATCTTTTTGGGCAATTGAACCGAATGGAGTTTATCACTTCCAAAGAAATGTATGATCAGGCTTTGAGATTGTTCCAGGTAGAAGTTCGAAAAGCAGGAAGGGGTCATCTGGTTTTTGTAACAGACGAGAATGGAAATCCGATCCGGCACCCGGTTAAGATGTCGGACTTTCAGGAGCGACCGAAGTTTTATTTGCCTGAACAGCAGAATTTGGTCCAACATTCTAAGCAACATCTCAATCCGGATCAAACAGGACTGGGCACAGGAGTTTTGAAATCGTTGGTTTTAAAAGAATTGATCAGGCAGGTAAAAACTCAATTGGATGATGGATCAGGCTTCAGAAACAAAAGATATAAGCTGAAATCACAGAAAAACAGGACAAAGAGAAAGTTATAG
- a CDS encoding restriction endonuclease subunit S has protein sequence MSEWKEKTLKDLVEVDPEQLPSSTDADFSFFYIDISSVSLGNVSFPIHSIQYKDAPSRARKILKDNDILMSTVRPNLKAFAQFKKRSKSNFIASTGFAVLRSRPNVEIGFIYHSLFSNEVETQIEALVVGSNYPAINSGDVRNLKINIPLFPIQQKIAHILTTCDTVIEQTQSAIAKNKAIKQGMLHDLFTCGLDTNGHLRPSYHDAPELYKESELGMIPKEWEVKRFGDFVHLIHGFQFRDYDFTENGIPIVKIGQIKPENVDLSNCSFISKNRIDEFRSIIIRNGDVLMALTGATLGKACQVKKLKNDVLQNYRVGRFEPKNLDEIHKGFLYYTLTTRQFLNQVFSKVNAGAQGNIGKSDFEKPLFKMPDINEQRRIFDRLESLNHKLESEETLLQKYQSIKRGLMGDLLGGKKEVCNIRQ, from the coding sequence ATGAGTGAATGGAAAGAAAAAACACTGAAAGATCTTGTTGAAGTTGATCCTGAACAATTACCATCTTCTACTGATGCTGATTTTTCATTCTTTTATATTGACATTAGCTCAGTTAGTTTGGGTAATGTTAGTTTTCCAATCCATTCAATTCAATATAAAGATGCACCTTCAAGAGCAAGGAAAATACTAAAGGACAATGATATTTTAATGTCCACTGTTAGACCAAACCTCAAAGCATTTGCTCAATTTAAGAAAAGAAGTAAATCAAATTTTATAGCATCAACTGGCTTTGCTGTTCTTCGATCAAGGCCAAATGTGGAAATAGGATTTATTTATCATTCACTTTTTTCAAATGAAGTTGAAACGCAAATTGAGGCATTAGTTGTAGGTTCAAACTATCCCGCAATTAACTCTGGCGATGTAAGAAATCTAAAAATCAATATCCCATTATTTCCCATCCAACAAAAAATTGCTCATATCCTCACCACTTGTGACACCGTTATCGAGCAAACCCAATCGGCCATAGCTAAAAACAAAGCCATTAAGCAAGGCATGTTGCACGACCTTTTTACCTGCGGCTTAGATACCAACGGGCACCTTCGCCCCAGCTACCATGATGCCCCGGAATTGTATAAAGAATCGGAATTGGGAATGATTCCGAAAGAATGGGAAGTGAAAAGGTTCGGAGATTTTGTACATTTAATTCACGGGTTCCAATTTAGAGATTATGATTTTACTGAAAATGGAATACCCATTGTAAAAATTGGTCAAATAAAGCCGGAGAATGTAGATTTATCTAACTGTTCTTTTATTTCAAAAAACCGCATTGATGAATTCAGATCCATTATAATTAGGAATGGGGACGTATTAATGGCTTTAACTGGCGCTACTCTGGGAAAAGCTTGTCAGGTAAAAAAACTGAAAAATGATGTCTTACAGAACTATCGTGTAGGAAGATTCGAACCAAAGAATTTAGATGAAATTCATAAAGGTTTCTTGTATTACACCCTCACAACACGGCAGTTCTTAAATCAAGTTTTTAGCAAAGTAAATGCTGGAGCACAAGGAAATATTGGAAAATCGGATTTTGAAAAACCATTATTTAAAATGCCAGATATAAATGAACAACGCAGAATATTTGATAGACTGGAATCATTGAATCACAAACTTGAATCAGAAGAAACCCTATTACAAAAATACCAATCGATCAAACGGGGATTGATGGGTGATTTGTTGGGAGGGAAGAAAGAAGTCTGTAATATAAGGCAATAA
- a CDS encoding DUF3945 domain-containing protein — protein MEQQKTRMSMDQIPFDKLEKVGIKSDLIKQMEKQEMTDFLNGFRSEKLYTVNAKINGEDYRIPAKIRLQSKEDGSVDIKVHPIQRLNVPDEYMGHKFSKEEKGALLNDKNLGKTVELTGRDGKKDNYYLSIDSKTNELIPLRSSYIQVPEKIKGANLSSEQKEKLAAGEKVTVDGMTGKNDKKFSATLQVDAANRNIGFSQFKQEKSEDLKIDAKQSEKQGAKQKVH, from the coding sequence ATGGAACAACAGAAAACACGCATGAGCATGGACCAGATTCCGTTTGACAAGCTCGAAAAAGTAGGTATTAAATCCGATCTGATTAAACAAATGGAAAAACAGGAAATGACCGATTTTCTGAACGGGTTCCGTTCAGAAAAACTCTACACCGTCAATGCAAAGATCAATGGAGAGGATTACCGGATTCCGGCCAAAATCCGTTTGCAAAGTAAAGAGGACGGATCGGTAGACATTAAAGTACATCCGATCCAGCGGTTAAATGTGCCGGATGAGTACATGGGGCATAAGTTTTCCAAGGAAGAAAAGGGAGCTTTGCTCAATGACAAAAACCTGGGCAAAACGGTGGAACTGACCGGAAGAGATGGAAAAAAGGACAATTACTACCTGAGCATTGATTCCAAGACGAATGAGCTCATTCCATTGCGTTCAAGTTATATTCAGGTGCCGGAGAAGATCAAAGGAGCAAACCTTTCTTCCGAGCAAAAAGAGAAACTGGCAGCGGGTGAAAAAGTAACCGTGGACGGAATGACTGGCAAGAATGACAAGAAGTTTTCAGCCACGCTTCAGGTGGATGCAGCTAACCGGAACATCGGGTTCTCTCAATTCAAGCAGGAGAAATCTGAAGACTTAAAAATCGATGCCAAACAATCCGAAAAACAAGGGGCTAAACAGAAAGTCCATTGA